A single Deltaproteobacteria bacterium IMCC39524 DNA region contains:
- a CDS encoding multiheme c-type cytochrome yields MSRTLGLQGILAILLVLLTAGFSLAASDRLSAETQDCLGCHEGMPGIVSQWEDSAHWNAGVGCYECHKAEPGDTDAMDHFGFSVAIIVSPRDCGLCHPGETAEQEASHHAKAGDILNTQDGMLGQTIGGEPAVAVGCRQCHGSIVKVNEDGSLDTNTWPNTGIGRVNPDGSKGTCSACHSRHRFSKEQARKPETCGKCHLGPDHPQKEVYEESKHGILYRAFEDNLNMDKPKWVAGQDYYDAPTCATCHMSATPNQSVTHDVGTRLAWNLRAPISKRTENWEQKLADMQDVCSACHSSSFVEGFYKQLDSFVALYNDKFAIPAKEIRELLMENEVISKGNFDDKIDWIYWELWHHEGRRARHGAAMSGPDYAWWHGIYDVAKNFYTELLPEARDACEKAGKPEVYEEIIAKYIDGRKEHEWYTKGFDPKKVVEMKAYYKERYQQDVK; encoded by the coding sequence ATGAGTAGGACTTTGGGTTTGCAAGGGATTTTGGCGATTTTGTTGGTTCTGCTGACAGCAGGTTTTTCCCTGGCAGCATCCGATCGTCTTTCGGCAGAGACTCAGGATTGCCTTGGCTGTCATGAAGGTATGCCGGGTATCGTCAGCCAGTGGGAAGACAGCGCACACTGGAATGCGGGCGTCGGTTGTTACGAATGTCACAAGGCAGAGCCAGGTGATACCGATGCCATGGACCATTTCGGCTTCTCCGTTGCAATTATTGTTTCCCCCCGTGATTGTGGTCTGTGCCATCCCGGGGAAACTGCAGAGCAGGAGGCCAGTCACCACGCCAAGGCCGGAGACATCCTGAACACCCAGGATGGTATGCTCGGCCAGACTATCGGTGGTGAGCCGGCAGTTGCTGTCGGTTGTCGTCAGTGTCACGGTTCAATTGTCAAAGTTAACGAAGATGGTTCTCTCGACACCAACACCTGGCCTAATACAGGTATCGGGCGTGTCAATCCGGATGGGTCCAAAGGCACCTGTTCTGCCTGCCATAGCCGACATCGTTTCAGCAAAGAGCAGGCCCGTAAGCCTGAGACCTGCGGTAAATGTCACCTGGGTCCTGATCATCCTCAGAAAGAGGTTTACGAGGAGTCCAAGCATGGCATCCTCTATCGTGCTTTCGAAGATAATCTGAACATGGATAAGCCGAAGTGGGTTGCCGGTCAGGATTACTATGATGCGCCAACTTGCGCCACTTGCCATATGAGCGCAACACCTAACCAGTCTGTGACCCATGATGTTGGTACGCGACTGGCGTGGAACCTGCGTGCACCGATTTCAAAGCGTACCGAGAACTGGGAACAGAAGCTGGCAGATATGCAGGATGTCTGCTCTGCCTGCCACAGCTCGTCTTTTGTTGAGGGGTTTTACAAGCAACTTGACAGCTTTGTCGCCCTTTATAACGATAAGTTTGCAATCCCGGCGAAAGAGATCCGTGAACTCCTGATGGAGAATGAGGTTATCTCCAAAGGGAATTTTGATGACAAGATCGATTGGATCTACTGGGAGCTCTGGCATCATGAAGGTCGTCGTGCCCGTCATGGCGCGGCTATGAGTGGCCCTGATTATGCGTGGTGGCATGGTATCTACGACGTTGCCAAGAATTTTTATACAGAACTCCTTCCGGAAGCTAGAGATGCGTGTGAAAAAGCTGGCAAGCCGGAAGTCTACGAAGAAATTATTGCAAAATACATTGACGGACGTAAAGAGCACGAATGGTACACCAAGGGCTTCGATCCCAAGAAGGTCGTGGAGATGAAGGCCTACTACAAGGAGCGTTATCAGCAGGATGTGAAATAA
- a CDS encoding amino acid permease, translated as MTVFLTSGAVQFQTDHFQDFFAAGFDSIIATAGMVYISYVGVTKVASLSEEVKDPERNLPKGVILALTTAILVYFLGTLTIVGLVPMDELQGNLTPVATAAEYALGRYGVILLSLAALLAFVSVANAGMMSASRYPLAMSRDHLVPRIFRKLGKFGTPFYSILLTLTTVILILVMFDPMGIAKLASSFQLLMFALVCFAVIVMRESQISSYDPGYKSPFYPWMQIAGIISPFYLIFEMGAMPIVFSLGLIVASSLWYFFYARRYVARTGAIYHVFERLGRQRHHDLDTELRGILREKGLRNEDPFNEIVSRSLVFDLDGEASFEDVIKVVADKLKSRVHMSADEIMLQIMEGTMLGATPVTHGVALPHFRTSRIDQTEMVIVRARQGVCMQTYNPLTHEEEAEVCVQAIFFLVSPDNNPTQHLRLLARIAERIDEDSFVFEWGKAQNEQGLRECLLHDDHFISLFLRAYSSSGVMINKPLRAAGIPKGCLVAMLSRKGRSFVPNGDTVLEEGDQLTIIGEERGLAELKMIYLESEWRL; from the coding sequence TTGACAGTTTTTCTGACCAGTGGTGCTGTGCAATTTCAGACGGATCATTTTCAGGATTTCTTTGCTGCCGGGTTTGATTCGATCATTGCAACAGCCGGTATGGTGTACATCAGTTACGTCGGCGTTACCAAGGTTGCCAGTCTTTCCGAAGAGGTCAAGGACCCGGAACGCAACCTGCCCAAAGGCGTGATCCTGGCACTGACAACGGCAATCCTTGTTTACTTCCTCGGCACCTTGACCATCGTTGGGCTGGTTCCTATGGATGAATTGCAGGGTAATTTGACACCTGTGGCCACCGCAGCGGAGTACGCTCTGGGTCGTTATGGCGTGATCCTGCTTTCGCTGGCCGCACTGCTGGCATTTGTTTCGGTTGCCAATGCCGGCATGATGAGTGCGTCACGCTATCCTCTGGCGATGAGCCGTGACCATCTGGTCCCCAGGATCTTTAGAAAACTGGGCAAGTTCGGTACGCCATTTTATTCCATTCTGCTGACTCTTACGACTGTTATCCTGATCCTGGTTATGTTCGACCCCATGGGTATCGCCAAACTGGCTAGCTCTTTTCAACTTCTTATGTTTGCCTTGGTCTGTTTTGCCGTCATTGTGATGCGTGAAAGTCAAATTTCATCATACGACCCCGGATACAAATCCCCCTTTTATCCGTGGATGCAGATTGCGGGGATTATTTCACCTTTCTATCTGATCTTTGAAATGGGAGCGATGCCGATTGTTTTTTCCCTTGGTCTGATTGTCGCATCCTCTCTCTGGTACTTTTTTTATGCTCGGCGTTACGTTGCCAGGACCGGGGCCATCTATCATGTTTTTGAGAGGCTGGGCCGGCAAAGACATCACGATCTTGATACTGAATTACGCGGCATTTTGAGAGAAAAAGGCTTACGGAATGAAGACCCTTTCAATGAAATTGTATCAAGGAGCCTGGTGTTTGACCTTGATGGTGAAGCCTCTTTTGAGGACGTCATAAAGGTGGTTGCCGACAAACTCAAGTCCAGGGTTCATATGTCAGCGGATGAAATCATGCTGCAAATTATGGAAGGCACAATGCTTGGAGCAACACCAGTGACCCACGGCGTTGCTCTCCCTCATTTCCGGACTTCTCGAATTGATCAGACAGAGATGGTTATTGTTCGCGCCCGTCAAGGTGTATGTATGCAAACTTATAACCCGCTGACTCATGAAGAAGAGGCAGAGGTTTGTGTCCAGGCTATTTTCTTTTTGGTCAGCCCTGACAATAATCCGACCCAGCATCTCAGACTATTGGCCCGAATCGCTGAACGGATAGACGAGGATAGCTTTGTCTTTGAGTGGGGTAAGGCTCAAAATGAACAGGGCTTGAGGGAATGTCTGCTGCACGACGACCATTTTATATCTTTGTTCCTTCGTGCATATTCATCAAGCGGAGTGATGATTAATAAGCCATTGAGAGCAGCTGGCATTCCCAAGGGATGTCTGGTTGCTATGCTTTCCCGGAAAGGACGGTCTTTTGTGCCGAACGGCGATACGGTTCTGGAAGAGGGGGACCAGTTGACAATTATCGGGGAAGAGCGTGGATTGGCTGAGTTGAAGATGATTTATCTCGAAAGCGAATGGCGATTGTAA
- a CDS encoding FtsX-like permease family protein, translating into MSGYLKLAGKNLLRHRTRSVLTMLGIAASVGVLFSVLSFNKGFTEGLAVELERTGLHFMVVPSGCAHEVAALVLHGAVIPKFLDTKVMAHVTTTAGIDLATPILVAQLPDPQRGKIDLIYGVDMSVLSAIKPGWEITGKIPQQDNEILLGYEVAQHEKLQPGDQFSSGGGVNLLISGIVGLTGSQDDAFIYLPIKTAQKLLDQPAAATAIGVKVTDPTRMVEITDALTAAVPGIQIVTMGEVMNSISNLAASARALSLAIVLIAILISAVGVMNSILMAVFERTQEIGMMRAVGASRWDIFRIILEETTILSLSGGLVGILISILGSRMIEAFVRSVMPFVPSGNLISFDPVVAAGSVLFIFIIGLCAGIYPALKASKINPVEAIKG; encoded by the coding sequence ATGAGCGGCTATCTGAAGCTTGCCGGCAAGAATCTTCTGCGTCACCGCACGCGCAGTGTTTTGACGATGCTCGGGATTGCCGCTTCGGTTGGCGTTCTGTTTTCGGTGCTCTCTTTTAACAAGGGCTTTACAGAGGGTCTCGCGGTCGAATTGGAGCGAACCGGGTTGCACTTTATGGTTGTTCCTTCGGGTTGCGCACACGAGGTTGCAGCACTGGTTCTGCACGGAGCAGTTATCCCTAAATTTCTCGATACCAAGGTCATGGCGCATGTCACAACCACGGCTGGCATCGATCTGGCAACGCCGATTCTGGTGGCCCAACTCCCCGATCCGCAGCGCGGTAAAATTGACCTGATCTACGGTGTTGACATGTCGGTTCTGTCGGCGATCAAGCCGGGCTGGGAGATTACTGGCAAAATTCCTCAGCAGGACAATGAAATTCTGCTTGGTTACGAGGTCGCTCAACATGAGAAGCTGCAGCCCGGTGACCAATTCTCCTCCGGTGGCGGAGTGAATCTGCTTATCTCCGGGATAGTCGGTCTCACCGGCAGTCAGGATGACGCTTTTATCTATCTTCCCATCAAGACAGCACAGAAACTTCTCGACCAGCCTGCTGCGGCAACCGCTATCGGGGTCAAGGTAACAGACCCGACGCGCATGGTGGAGATTACCGATGCGCTGACAGCGGCTGTGCCGGGGATCCAGATCGTGACCATGGGCGAGGTGATGAACTCCATTTCCAATCTTGCCGCGTCCGCCAGGGCGCTAAGCCTTGCGATTGTTTTAATCGCAATTCTGATCAGTGCCGTGGGGGTGATGAATTCCATTCTCATGGCAGTCTTCGAACGTACTCAGGAGATCGGCATGATGCGCGCCGTCGGTGCCTCACGCTGGGATATTTTCCGGATTATCCTTGAAGAAACCACGATTCTTTCACTCAGTGGCGGGTTGGTCGGCATCCTCATCTCGATCCTTGGTTCGCGAATGATCGAAGCTTTTGTTCGCTCAGTGATGCCGTTTGTGCCGTCCGGAAATCTGATCAGCTTTGATCCGGTCGTTGCCGCAGGCAGTGTTTTGTTCATTTTTATTATAGGCCTATGTGCCGGTATTTATCCGGCCTTAAAGGCATCGAAAATTAACCCAGTCGAGGCGATTAAAGGATGA
- a CDS encoding MOSC domain-containing protein translates to MKKISQQIVAVCTSKEKGERKTDVGQAELLEGFGLVGDAHGGDWHRQVSLLAIESIDKMRAAGLDVGPGDFAENLTTQGVNLYTLPVGTRLRVGDSVLLEMTQIGKECHDRCAIYHQAGDCVMPKEGVFATVINGGPVKTGDSLEILESVGKQESP, encoded by the coding sequence ATGAAAAAGATAAGTCAACAGATCGTTGCTGTCTGTACCAGCAAGGAAAAAGGTGAGCGCAAAACCGATGTTGGACAGGCAGAGTTACTGGAAGGTTTCGGCTTGGTCGGTGACGCCCACGGTGGCGATTGGCATCGTCAGGTCAGTCTGCTGGCTATCGAGAGTATCGATAAGATGCGAGCGGCAGGGCTCGATGTGGGCCCCGGTGATTTTGCCGAGAACCTGACAACCCAGGGGGTGAACCTCTATACTCTGCCGGTCGGAACTCGCTTGCGTGTCGGTGATTCCGTCTTGTTGGAAATGACTCAGATCGGCAAGGAATGCCACGATCGTTGTGCTATCTATCATCAAGCTGGTGATTGTGTCATGCCGAAGGAAGGTGTCTTTGCCACTGTCATTAACGGTGGTCCGGTGAAGACTGGCGATAGTCTGGAAATCCTTGAGTCTGTTGGCAAGCAGGAGAGTCCATGA
- a CDS encoding ZIP family metal transporter, translating to MSEQWWHVLFAGSFAGAATFAGMSLVLLKENWSRRHSSSLVSFSAGVLLGVGVLHILPEAMEMTVKAPLFILLAFVLFYFFEHHLLIHAGHEEQHHVNLEVADCHGDCCTRPHPMGWVAFIGMGLHSVIDGMIIGTGFEVGHDLGLLAALGVIAHEVPEGIAMIAILLHYGWHRKKAIQLTSFVALATPGAAVLTFALVNNLSQSVLGALLATAGGSFIYIAASDLIPESHRSRGFSATLALCGGILLAWTAGFLAH from the coding sequence ATGTCTGAACAATGGTGGCACGTACTCTTTGCCGGAAGTTTTGCGGGCGCCGCAACCTTTGCCGGGATGTCTCTGGTTCTGCTCAAAGAGAATTGGAGCCGTCGTCATTCTTCGTCTCTGGTTTCTTTCTCGGCCGGTGTTCTGCTCGGTGTCGGGGTTTTACACATCCTTCCGGAAGCCATGGAGATGACCGTAAAAGCCCCTCTCTTCATTCTGCTGGCCTTCGTGCTCTTCTACTTCTTTGAACACCACCTGTTGATCCATGCCGGCCATGAAGAGCAGCACCACGTCAACCTGGAGGTCGCCGATTGCCATGGTGACTGTTGCACCCGCCCTCACCCGATGGGTTGGGTTGCCTTTATCGGCATGGGTCTTCATTCGGTGATCGACGGCATGATTATCGGTACTGGTTTTGAAGTCGGACACGATCTCGGTTTACTTGCCGCGCTTGGCGTTATCGCTCACGAAGTTCCGGAGGGGATTGCCATGATCGCAATCCTGCTGCACTACGGTTGGCATCGTAAGAAGGCGATTCAACTCACCTCCTTTGTTGCCCTGGCAACACCTGGAGCGGCGGTCCTGACCTTTGCACTGGTCAACAATCTATCCCAGTCGGTCCTCGGCGCCCTACTTGCAACGGCAGGCGGCTCCTTCATCTATATCGCGGCTTCCGATCTGATCCCGGAATCTCATCGCAGTCGCGGCTTCTCTGCCACACTGGCCCTCTGTGGCGGCATTCTGCTCGCCTGGACCGCTGGCTTTCTTGCCCATTAG
- the htpX gene encoding zinc metalloprotease HtpX → MNTLKTTFLLTCLTLLLVVMGSAIGGKTGMIIAFLIAGGMNFFSYWYSDKLVLKMYKAKEVSESENPSFYNMVSRLARQANMPMPKVYIIPSDGPNAFATGRNPENAAVAATEGIMRLLSDEELEGVMAHELAHVQNRDTLIGTIAATFAGAIAMLGNMLQWAAIFGGGNNDEESGGNLFGSLALAFIAPVAAMLIQMAVSRSREYLADASGARICGNPMALANALRKLQMGAQAVPMTEATPATSHMFIVNPLTGGSMLKLFSTHPPMEERVARLELMTLGKL, encoded by the coding sequence ATGAACACTCTCAAGACCACTTTTCTACTCACCTGTCTCACCCTGCTGCTCGTCGTCATGGGCAGCGCTATCGGTGGTAAAACCGGCATGATCATAGCCTTTCTCATTGCCGGCGGCATGAACTTTTTCTCTTACTGGTACTCGGACAAACTTGTCCTCAAGATGTACAAGGCCAAGGAAGTTTCTGAGTCTGAGAATCCATCTTTTTACAATATGGTAAGCCGGCTTGCCCGGCAGGCGAATATGCCGATGCCGAAGGTTTACATTATTCCTTCCGATGGGCCGAATGCTTTTGCTACCGGCCGCAACCCCGAAAATGCAGCTGTCGCAGCGACAGAAGGGATTATGCGCCTTCTTTCGGATGAAGAACTTGAAGGAGTGATGGCCCATGAGTTAGCTCATGTGCAGAATCGAGACACCTTGATTGGCACGATCGCAGCGACTTTTGCCGGGGCCATTGCAATGCTTGGAAACATGCTGCAATGGGCGGCTATCTTTGGCGGTGGCAACAATGACGAAGAGAGTGGCGGCAATCTGTTCGGGAGCCTGGCTCTCGCATTTATTGCGCCTGTGGCGGCCATGCTGATCCAGATGGCGGTCTCCCGCTCCCGTGAATACCTGGCAGACGCCTCAGGAGCAAGGATTTGCGGCAACCCTATGGCCCTGGCCAATGCCCTGCGCAAGTTACAGATGGGCGCACAGGCGGTACCTATGACTGAGGCGACCCCCGCGACCTCGCACATGTTTATTGTCAATCCACTGACCGGCGGATCAATGCTCAAGCTCTTCTCTACTCATCCCCCCATGGAAGAGCGTGTTGCCAGACTTGAGCTCATGACCTTGGGGAAGCTTTAA
- a CDS encoding amino acid permease: MTMIKQRKRLKKELRLLDVYAIATGATLSAGFFLLPGIAAAEAGPALVLAYMLAAVPLIPAMFSVIELATAMPRAGGVYYFLDRALGPFVGTIGGIGTWLALILKVAFALVGMGAYISLFVPELPIVPIAVMLAVLLSIVNLVGAKKVGVCKFFWFLVYFPS; encoded by the coding sequence ATGACAATGATAAAACAGCGGAAACGGTTGAAAAAGGAACTAAGGCTTCTGGATGTTTATGCCATAGCCACAGGCGCGACGTTAAGTGCTGGGTTTTTCTTACTACCAGGCATAGCCGCCGCCGAGGCTGGGCCGGCACTGGTGCTGGCCTATATGTTGGCCGCTGTCCCCCTGATCCCCGCCATGTTCAGTGTTATTGAGCTGGCGACAGCCATGCCGCGAGCAGGCGGGGTCTATTATTTCCTGGATCGTGCTCTTGGTCCTTTTGTTGGCACCATCGGCGGCATCGGAACCTGGTTGGCCCTGATTCTCAAGGTTGCCTTTGCCCTGGTCGGCATGGGGGCCTATATCTCGTTATTCGTGCCTGAGTTGCCGATCGTGCCGATTGCGGTGATGCTTGCCGTCTTGCTAAGCATCGTCAATCTGGTCGGAGCAAAAAAGGTGGGCGTCTGCAAGTTTTTCTGGTTTTTAGTCTACTTTCCATCTTGA
- a CDS encoding MogA/MoaB family molybdenum cofactor biosynthesis protein, which produces MSAHRPFRIGVLTLSDKGSKGQRIDESGPVVEELLAPVGEVVDVAILPDDLASIATLLIAWTDQEKLDLIVTTGGTGLSPRDVTPQATLKAIDYEIPGMAEAMRMQSLKKTPHAMMSRAIVGVRKQTMIVNLPGSPKAARENLETVLPALPHALAKLTGDPSDCA; this is translated from the coding sequence ATGAGTGCGCATAGGCCATTCCGTATTGGAGTGCTGACCCTTTCAGACAAGGGCTCCAAGGGCCAGAGAATTGATGAGAGTGGCCCTGTAGTCGAAGAACTTCTGGCGCCTGTTGGTGAAGTGGTTGATGTTGCCATCCTGCCTGATGACCTTGCATCGATTGCCACTCTGCTGATTGCATGGACGGATCAGGAAAAATTAGACCTTATCGTAACCACCGGCGGCACAGGCTTGAGCCCACGTGATGTGACGCCCCAGGCTACTTTAAAGGCGATTGATTACGAAATTCCTGGTATGGCGGAAGCCATGCGCATGCAAAGCCTGAAGAAGACGCCTCACGCGATGATGTCTCGTGCCATTGTAGGTGTACGTAAACAGACGATGATTGTCAATCTTCCGGGAAGCCCCAAGGCGGCCAGAGAGAATCTGGAAACCGTGTTGCCGGCTTTACCCCATGCCTTGGCCAAGTTAACCGGCGATCCTTCTGATTGTGCTTAG
- a CDS encoding ABC transporter ATP-binding protein: MIELKQIEKNYRRGAEEVRALRGVDLSIAAGELLAIIGPSGAGKTTLLHILGCLDQPTRGEVLFDGVNTSNMPESELVQLRREKIGFVFQQFYLIPGLSVFDNIALPLLFSKKQASRTKILALAEMVGLEHRLDHAPAQLSGGEMQRAAIARGLVNDPEILLADEPTGNLDSENSDKIYALLRSLSQNGLATVMITHNTELAARAQRTVQIRDGLVHP, encoded by the coding sequence ATGATTGAACTTAAACAGATTGAAAAAAACTACCGCAGAGGGGCTGAAGAGGTACGGGCGTTGCGTGGAGTCGATCTCAGCATTGCTGCGGGGGAACTGCTCGCCATTATCGGGCCGTCGGGGGCGGGGAAAACCACACTGCTGCATATCCTCGGCTGTCTCGACCAGCCGACCAGAGGAGAGGTCCTGTTTGATGGCGTGAACACCTCCAATATGCCTGAGTCGGAGCTGGTGCAATTACGGCGTGAAAAGATCGGCTTTGTTTTTCAACAGTTCTACCTGATCCCGGGACTGAGCGTCTTTGACAATATCGCTTTGCCGCTACTGTTCAGCAAAAAACAAGCAAGTCGGACCAAGATCCTGGCCTTGGCTGAAATGGTGGGCCTCGAACACCGACTTGACCATGCCCCTGCTCAACTCAGCGGCGGTGAAATGCAGCGGGCTGCCATCGCTCGAGGGCTGGTCAACGATCCCGAGATTCTACTGGCGGATGAACCGACCGGCAACCTTGACAGCGAAAACAGTGACAAGATCTATGCGCTGCTGCGTTCGCTCAGCCAGAACGGGCTGGCGACGGTCATGATTACTCATAACACCGAACTTGCAGCACGCGCCCAGAGGACGGTGCAAATCAGAGACGGCCTGGTTCATCCCTAA
- a CDS encoding DNA-binding protein — protein sequence MKNLLLTTLLLVSLVLAGCGGETYGSGVDHDAPKVQVKDVFLKQELLGKKVTLEGKIVSQCQSNGCWFYLQDETGQIYIDLAKSQLTLPSRPGKLALASGTVGRSKQSYMLVATGVEVK from the coding sequence ATGAAAAATCTTTTACTGACAACATTGCTTCTTGTCTCCCTTGTTCTCGCTGGCTGCGGTGGCGAGACCTATGGTTCCGGCGTCGACCATGATGCACCAAAAGTTCAGGTCAAGGATGTTTTCCTGAAGCAGGAGCTTTTGGGCAAAAAGGTCACATTGGAAGGCAAGATCGTCTCGCAATGCCAATCAAACGGCTGCTGGTTCTATCTGCAGGACGAAACCGGACAGATATATATTGACCTTGCCAAGAGCCAATTAACCCTTCCGTCCCGGCCGGGCAAGCTGGCACTTGCCAGCGGCACAGTGGGCAGGTCGAAGCAAAGCTACATGCTCGTTGCCACCGGGGTTGAAGTCAAATGA
- a CDS encoding multiheme c-type cytochrome, whose translation MNKLKFTAVLLSMALAVLLCSSAFAAVEVDKETKQCITCHLAKGMAPKMIEMWENSKHAENGVGCLSCHQAEKDDFDAFEHNGFTVGLYPTPKDCSQCHEKEVTENTKSKHAYQFWLYAPADRAIFEPIVGTKQGCEACHNISNPWPDGSVGECDACHPKHSFSIEVAREPQTCGECHLGPDHPHIEIYNESKHGNIFAAEGDKWDLSYRSDDQKNIPIEAPVCTTCHMDGAGELKSTHNVSERLGWESQAPWSYRTIWFEEELGSWQDKNQRMQDVCANCHAPTFIKDHFLAYDLVNLQYNEMRREFLKWVKLYVEKGLIKPLKETFNDGKERPQSQLVINAGWYTTASHLMYNGWHHEGRRFRHGAAMGGADYVQWHGVWELQHDMQEMIAWGAEHGVEEAKKIYEADTPAKFFTYKLYDFPGGVYGISTKEPQAVNTAQQYIPDYWEKVKANVEQAYKKGFLTEVAWNRWMERYNNKDHYDGSKYGSHPLHAPYEERKVKELNLKDPNSPLSQAIKIGLPSPTPAEEKIK comes from the coding sequence ATGAACAAGCTCAAGTTTACCGCTGTCTTATTGTCCATGGCTTTGGCCGTGCTGCTCTGTAGCAGTGCTTTTGCGGCCGTTGAAGTAGACAAAGAGACAAAGCAATGTATTACCTGTCATCTCGCTAAAGGGATGGCACCGAAAATGATCGAGATGTGGGAAAACTCGAAGCATGCAGAAAATGGTGTCGGCTGTCTTTCCTGTCACCAGGCTGAAAAGGACGATTTTGACGCCTTTGAGCACAATGGCTTTACCGTCGGTCTCTATCCGACTCCAAAAGATTGCTCACAGTGCCACGAGAAAGAAGTCACCGAGAACACCAAGTCGAAGCATGCTTATCAATTCTGGCTCTATGCTCCCGCTGACCGCGCAATCTTTGAGCCGATTGTTGGCACCAAGCAAGGCTGTGAAGCTTGTCACAATATCTCTAATCCGTGGCCAGATGGCTCGGTAGGCGAGTGTGACGCGTGCCATCCTAAGCACAGCTTCTCTATCGAGGTTGCCCGTGAGCCGCAAACCTGTGGCGAGTGCCACCTTGGCCCCGATCATCCGCATATCGAAATCTACAATGAATCAAAGCATGGCAACATATTTGCTGCAGAAGGTGATAAATGGGACCTCTCCTATCGCTCGGATGATCAGAAAAACATTCCTATTGAGGCGCCAGTTTGCACCACATGCCATATGGACGGAGCGGGTGAACTGAAGTCGACCCATAACGTCTCCGAACGTCTCGGTTGGGAATCTCAGGCTCCATGGTCTTATCGCACCATCTGGTTCGAAGAAGAGCTGGGCAGTTGGCAGGACAAAAACCAGCGGATGCAGGATGTTTGTGCGAATTGCCATGCTCCGACTTTCATCAAAGACCATTTCCTCGCATATGACCTGGTCAACCTTCAGTACAACGAAATGCGTCGCGAGTTTCTCAAGTGGGTTAAGCTCTATGTTGAAAAAGGTCTGATCAAGCCACTCAAAGAGACCTTTAACGACGGCAAGGAAAGACCGCAATCGCAACTGGTCATCAACGCTGGATGGTACACCACCGCTTCGCACTTGATGTACAACGGTTGGCATCATGAAGGACGTCGCTTCCGTCACGGTGCAGCCATGGGTGGTGCTGACTATGTCCAGTGGCACGGTGTCTGGGAACTGCAGCATGATATGCAGGAAATGATTGCCTGGGGCGCTGAGCATGGCGTCGAGGAAGCCAAGAAAATTTACGAAGCTGATACACCGGCGAAGTTCTTCACCTACAAGCTCTACGATTTTCCGGGCGGTGTCTATGGCATCTCCACAAAAGAGCCGCAGGCCGTCAACACTGCCCAACAGTACATTCCCGACTACTGGGAAAAAGTGAAAGCCAACGTAGAGCAGGCATATAAGAAAGGTTTCCTCACCGAGGTTGCCTGGAACCGTTGGATGGAGCGCTACAACAACAAGGATCATTACGATGGATCCAAGTACGGTTCTCATCCACTTCATGCGCCTTATGAAGAACGCAAGGTCAAGGAGCTGAATCTGAAAGATCCTAATTCACCATTAAGCCAGGCCATCAAGATCGGCCTGCCGTCACCGACTCCTGCAGAAGAAAAGATCAAGTAA